Within the Mycobacterium gordonae genome, the region CTTGTACTCGCTGTCGTCGCTGCCGAACAGTTCCTGGGTCAGCTTGAGCATCCGGGGGAAGTCCGCCTCCGGTATGCCGAGCAGCGACATGATCACGTAGAGCGGGAAATTCACCGCGACCTCTTGGACGAAGTCGCATTCCGGGCCGACCGCCATCATCTTGTCGACGTAGATCCTGGCCAGCTCATCGACGCGAATCTTGAGCGCGCGCATGGCTTTCGGGCGGAACCAGTCCGAACCGATGGCTCGCACCACCCGGTGTTGCGGATCGTCGAGGTGGATCAGGGTGCGCACGCCGGAGGCGGCCTGCAGCTCGTCGCCCTCGATGGTCGCCAGCACCGGCCGGGGCCAGTTGGTGAACACCGCGTTGTTGCGCTCGATGTCCATGACGTCGGCGTACTTGGTGATCGCCCAGAACGGCCGGTAGCCGGGCACGTCCACCCGGCACACCGGCGCATTGGCGCGCAGGTGGGTGAGACCGGCGTGTAGCCGTTGCTCGTCGGTGTAGGCCTGCGGGTCTGCCAGCAGTCTGGCGGCCTCATCCATCGTCGGCGCGCTCACCGGCGAAAGTCCTTCAACGCCAGCCGAACACAGTCCGGTGAGGCGGCATAGAAAATCGGCAGCACCCGGTCGGTGACCCCGTCACACCGGGCACGCAGGGCGGCGCCGACGTGCTCGACCGGGCCGACCACCGCGAAGGTACCCAGGATCTCGTCATCGATAAGCGAGCCCATGGTGTTCCACTCACCCTCCTTGGAAAGGCGGTGCAGTTCCTCGTGCAGATCGCCCCAGCCGTGCAGTTCGAGCACCTTGCGGTACGCAGGGGTGGACCCGTAGAACGCGATCTGCTTTCGAGTGGCCGCCACGGCGGTGGCCAATTCGTTTTCCGTGCTGCCGGTGGCGACCATCACCTCGGCCGACACCTCGAAGTCGCCGCGGGCGCGGCCGGAACGCGCGATGCCGCGCAGCAGGATCGGCATGGTCACTTCGGTGAGGTAGCGCTTCGACACCATCGGGTGGCCGAGATGCCCGTCGGCGACCTCCCCGCACATCTCGGTCATCGCCTCACCGACTGCGGCCAGAAAGATCTTCGGCGGTGGGTAGGGATGGGGCTCCGGAGTGAACATGGGGGTCATGATCTTGTGGGTGTAGAACTCACCCTCGAACCGCAGCTTGGTGCCGTCTCGCCAGGCCGACCAGATCGCCTGCAGGGCGGTCACGAACTCGCGCATCCTTCGTGCCGGATGGCTCCACGGCATGCTGAACCGCTTCTCGATGTGGGCCTGGATCTGGGTGCCCAGGCCGAGGATGAACCGGCCCTGGGAGTATGCCTGCAGGTCCCAGCCCAGGTTGGCGACGATCATCGGGTTGCGGGCGAAGGCCACCGCGATGTTGGTGCCTAGCTCGATGCGGGTGGTGTGTTCGGCGGCCAGCAGCAGCGGCAGGAACGGATCGTGGCTGGTCTCGGCGGTCCACCCGCCGTCGCAATCGGACTGTTCCAGTTCGACGGCCGCCTCGACCACCTGATCCAGCCGGTTGGGTATGCCACCGTCGATCTTGAGGCCCCCGCTCACCATAGGGGAAAGCTACAGTAAGCGATTCGGTAGGGTCAACGTCAACGCGGCGCTACAGTGAGCACTTCAGCAGCCACCGACCGCCCGGCAGCGAGTGAGGACCACGCATGGCCAACTCCCAGGACTGGCAGGAGACCCTCGACGATCTTGACCGTCGCCGTCGGCACTCGCGCGGCATGGGCGGGCCGGAGCGCCTCGAGAAGCACCGCGGCAAAGGCAAACTGGACGCACGGGCCCGTATCGGGCGACTGCTCGACCCGGGCACATTCCGGGAGATCGGCACCCTCGTCGGCGGTGACGTCGCCGCGGACGCGATTATCACCGGTTCGGGTCTGGTGCGAGGAAAGCCGGTGCTGGTGGGCGCCGAGGATTTCACGACGCTGGCCGGAAGCATCGGGCCGGGCGGCAATTCCAAGCGTTACCGGATCGCCGAACTGGCTGTGCGTGATCGGGTTCCGCTGGTGATGCTGCTCGACGGCGCGGGTTTTCGGCCCACCGGTGGGCACTACGGGCGCACGCCTACTGACCTGCTGGCCCAGACGCAATGCTCAGGTCGGGTGCCGACGGTCGCCGCAGTATTGGGGCCCTCGGCCGGACACGGCGCCCTGGTTGCCCCGGTCTGCGACTTCCGCATCATGAGCCGGCACGGCACCATCTTCACGGCTGGACCGCCGGTGGTGAAAGAGTCGACCGGAGAAGATATTTCGAAGGAGAATCTGGGCGGCCCGGACATCGCGTTGCCGAGCGGGGTGATCCACAACGTCGCTGATGACGACGAAACCGTGCTCGACGAGATCCGCCGCTACCTGTCGTATTTCCCGTCGAGCGCCTGGTCATACCCGGCCAGTCTGCCCGCCGACGACGCGGCAGCACCGCGGCCGACGCCGGAGTTGCTGAACATTGTCTCCCGCGACAATCGTCGCGTGTACGACATGCGCGCGGTGCTCGACGTGGTATTCGATCACCCCGACTGGTTCGAAGTTCAACCGTCGTTCGGCAAGGCGATCATCTGCGCCCTGGCGCACCTGGGCGGGCACCCCATCGCCGTCGTCGCCAACCAGCCGCAGGTACTGGCCGGGTCGATCGACGCCGACGCCGCCGACAAGGCCGCGCACTTCATCCTGGTCGCCGACTCCTTCCACCTGCCCATCCTGTTTCTGGCCGACAACCCGGGGATGCTGCCCGGCAGCCGCTCCGAGCGCAGCGGCGTATTACGAAGCGGCGGGAGGATGTTCGCCGCGCAGACGGCAGCGACCACCATCAAGCTGCATC harbors:
- a CDS encoding LLM class F420-dependent oxidoreductase; this encodes MVSGGLKIDGGIPNRLDQVVEAAVELEQSDCDGGWTAETSHDPFLPLLLAAEHTTRIELGTNIAVAFARNPMIVANLGWDLQAYSQGRFILGLGTQIQAHIEKRFSMPWSHPARRMREFVTALQAIWSAWRDGTKLRFEGEFYTHKIMTPMFTPEPHPYPPPKIFLAAVGEAMTEMCGEVADGHLGHPMVSKRYLTEVTMPILLRGIARSGRARGDFEVSAEVMVATGSTENELATAVAATRKQIAFYGSTPAYRKVLELHGWGDLHEELHRLSKEGEWNTMGSLIDDEILGTFAVVGPVEHVGAALRARCDGVTDRVLPIFYAASPDCVRLALKDFRR
- a CDS encoding acyl-CoA carboxylase subunit beta, with the protein product MANSQDWQETLDDLDRRRRHSRGMGGPERLEKHRGKGKLDARARIGRLLDPGTFREIGTLVGGDVAADAIITGSGLVRGKPVLVGAEDFTTLAGSIGPGGNSKRYRIAELAVRDRVPLVMLLDGAGFRPTGGHYGRTPTDLLAQTQCSGRVPTVAAVLGPSAGHGALVAPVCDFRIMSRHGTIFTAGPPVVKESTGEDISKENLGGPDIALPSGVIHNVADDDETVLDEIRRYLSYFPSSAWSYPASLPADDAAAPRPTPELLNIVSRDNRRVYDMRAVLDVVFDHPDWFEVQPSFGKAIICALAHLGGHPIAVVANQPQVLAGSIDADAADKAAHFILVADSFHLPILFLADNPGMLPGSRSERSGVLRSGGRMFAAQTAATTIKLHLTLRKAYGFGSMVMSLLGFDHQSATFAYPGATMGAMSAAALSRSSHADDDLTAKLRDAELQASFRSAEGFGFDELIDPRETRDALLASLQRALSARQVTAEPVTRTVILP